In the genome of Brachypodium distachyon strain Bd21 chromosome 3, Brachypodium_distachyon_v3.0, whole genome shotgun sequence, the window TAAAGTTTGTTCTTGATGGGATTTATGTTTTCATGTTGAACCAGAGTACCTTGTCTTTCTACTCATGAATCATTTGATTGgcgtgtttgtttgtttgttagcCACATCACTCTTGCCATAACTACAGATAAAGACCGTGGAACCATAGCACTAATAGAATACCAATAGATTAGTACTCCCCAGTTTGGGTAGAAGTATATGTATACTTGTTGCTTCCGTAGTTTGATCATGTATTGAAAATTGATTAAGTTGACTCGGCATTCTTTTTGCGGGAAGATAGTAGTTTTTATTAATATAATGATAGCATTGTTTGCAAGACATGCTAGccgaaaagagaaaaaactaTTTCTCGAGAGAGATGTTTTTAGATTTTAAAATCTCTTTGAATGAACTAATGCTTGGATAACCATTATAAAGACTTAGTGCAGATTTGGTGGCTCTTTGTTGTGCTGTCTTGTGAAGAGTCGTCGCAAAGATGGTTGGGTCCTATCCAATTTTCTGGCCTTGTGTCTACAATGTGAGGTTGTATCCGAAACTTAAGAGTTGAACAAAATGCTCTCATTAAGAAAGAACGAACGAAAGAAGCATATTATTGATACTATGCGCTAATTAGTGATTAACCATTGAGCCACGATTAATTTTCAACCAAATGTTTTGGAATACACAACCAAGGCTCATTCTGAAGTAGTGCTATCTCACATTGCTAGAATTACTTCGACGACCAACATGGTGCCTTCCTTGGAATCCTGGCCGCCTTCAtgcttactttttttttacattaaACTGTAAGAAGCACGTGATTGAATTCTGATAGCATATAGATACGTATATTAATTTTCGCAAAGGAGACACCAGAATGCGACATTGGAGGATTGAACCTGGTGGTCAGCCAGCATACCTTGCTAGGATCACCCAAGCGGAGCTTGATTCTCCTTCATGCTTACTTCATGCGCCTCTTTTTCCAAGATAGTTTGTTCCCTTCCAGTTGTTGGGGAGCAGCACACTGAAATGGGAAAAGGAACAACTTTCAATACTACGAGAAGGTTTTTGTTAGAATTTAGTGTTGGTAGGGCTGATCAACCCAAGTCcaagttttaaaaaattttgaaaatctcaaaggcccattcatgaagtgtgATGAGGGGAATGGGaatgggaatagtcccaccttgctaatttagagtgagtgagaccaacatataagtattgttgcttctcacctgttgagcaagtgagtaagaaaaatccccacgcgcgctcctcctcctcctccgctcgcatCGTCACGACGCGCGTGCGCGTCGCGTCGCGTGGATCGAGGCCAAGCCGGTGCGGTGCTTCCTATCCttttgtcacgcgcgcgaggtatttttggaatctgttacggaCGCGTGCAGATTATGGGGAGTCAGTacaggtttcctaaaccgaaccgacctatacctgcgtgactatatatacagccgcccTGTCCCTTCGATCAGTACACAACACAACCAACCGAGCTAGGGTTTTGCGAGTCCCTTGCTTTGCGCTGTCATCGTAGTCTACTCTATCCCGAGCACCagcgtgcaccagcgatcgggagagcaggtctccggaatctttcgcctttgcgatcctgtacgggagagggggaataaggtttttgggaagcgctccgcgcgactgctcgcttcccaGCAACAATGGGTCGTATACCTCCTCGAACCGGCGGGTGCGCGATGTGCCGCCGTTTTGttcgtcaacaacttcgtcaagcGAACGCAACAGCAACGGTttcctctccaccgcaacaGTACGTACACCGTAATTCGATCTACcgtttagttatgatctgcaAGATTATACTATTGTTGATTGTGCTATTGAATACCTCTAGTATATTCgagatgcatatgctagttgctactgtcgtcatgatctatattgtGAAATTAATCATTAATTTATTATTCttgaaattgcttaattttctaacaatccaaaaaccttattgtaGGCAATTTCCTGATTTAACTATGGGTTTAGCCGACGCATTGAAGCCGGATAAATTTTCCGGGATGTACTTCAAGAGATGGCAATAAAGGCCATGCTCTGGTTGCAGACTCTGAAAGTATTCTGAGTGACAGATGGAAAACCAGAGGGAGGTTTATCCGAGGAAGCTCGGAAAAATTTACAGGATGCCAATGTTGCCTTTAGAGGATGCATTCTGAGTGTTCTTTCAGACCGTTTTTGTGATGTGTATATGCACATAGAAGACGGGAAGGAGCTGTGGGATGCACTGGATGCTAAATTCGGTGCAACCGATGCAGGCATTGAACTATATACCATGGAGTCGCTGAACGACTACAAGATGGTGGATAACCGTTCTGTAGTTGAACAGGCACATGAGATATAGATCATTGTGAGAGAGCTCAAGCTTCTCAAGTGTGAATTGCCCGACAAGTACGTGGCTGGGTGCATTATTACAAAGTTACCTCCTGCATGGAGGAGCTTCGCCACGTCTctgaaacacaagagacaggaGATATCAGTTGAATAAATGATAGCGTCCCTTGATGTTGAATAGAAAGCTCGGGCTAAGGACACCACTGAGAAGGCTGCTAATTTTCCGTCTAATGCCAATATGGTACAGAGGAACTTTTGCGGCAACGGAAAGAACAAAGGGAAGAAGTCCGCTGTTGTTAACAACAACAAGCCTGCGCAGACTACtaccttcaagaagaagaagaaactaaGCAAAGGCGAGATGAATTGTTTCACCTGTGGACAGCTCGGCTACTTTTCCAGAGACTGTCCTGATCATGCAGATCGGAGAGGGAAAAAGGGGCAGAAGACTGTCAACGTCGTGACCGCTAGCAACACTGAAACGTACGGTATTTTACCTACTGTTCTTTCAGTGTTTGAATCTCCATGTTGGTGGATTGATATGGGTGCTAatgttcatgtatgttctgacatctctttgtttacttcttACCAACATGGAAGGGATTCAACCGTCTTGATGGGGAACGGGTCGCATGCAGCTGTTCGTGGTGTTGGTACGgtcgatctgaagtttacttcgggcAAGATCGTGCGGCTAAGGAATGTGATGCATGTCCCCTCCATGAACAAGAATCTCGTTAGCGGTTCCCTTTTATGCAGAGATGGTTTTAAGGTAGTTTTAGAGTCTAACAAAGTAGTTGTGTCCAAACATGGACAATTTActggtaaaggctatgagtgcggaggcttgtttcgttttttcctttctgatTTTAGTGATATGTTAGTGAACCATATTtgtggcagtgttaatgatgaTACAAGTGTTTGGCACTCTCGTTTatgtcacattaattttggtttaatgTCTCGGCTATCCACTATGAGTTTAATTCCTACTTTCACCATTACCAAAGGTTCTAAGTGCCATAGTTGTGTGCAATCAAAGCAACCTCGAAAGGCCCACATGGCGTCCGAGGAGAGAAATCTGGCACCTCTAgaactcatacattctgatctttgtgaaaTGAATAGTGTGTTGACAAAAGGTGGAAAGAGATATTTCATGACGTTAATTGATGACGCTACTAGATTCtgctatgtttatttgttgcgaACTAAAGATGAAGCTTTAGACTACTTTAAAATCTATAAagctgaagttgaaaatcaattggagAGAAAGATCAAACGTTTTAGGTCGGATCGTGGTGGCAAGTATTTCTCCAatgtatttgatgagttttgtgTGGAACATGGTATTATTCAGGAGAGGACGCATCCCTATTCTCCCCAATGAAACGGGGTCGCCGACAGGAAAAACCGCACGTTGACTGACTTGGTGAATTCCATGTTAGTCACTGCCGGTTTATctaaggcatggtggggggaggctCTACTGGTGTTGGTGGGCCTGATCGGCCCAAAcccaagttttaataaattctgaaaatctcaaaagcccattcatgaagtgggatgaggggagtgggaatgggaatagtcccaccttgttagtttagagtgagtgagaccaacatataagggatgttgcttctcacctgttgagcaaggaaaatcctcacgcgcgctcctcctcctcctcctcctcctccgctcgcctcgccacGCCGCGacgcgacgcgcgcgcgccgcgtttcgtggatcgagccgggccgggccggtgcAGTGCTTCCGATCTTCttgtcacgcgcgcgaggtatttttggaGTGCAGATTTATACCTGtgtgactatatatacagccgcccCGTCCCTCCAATTGgtacgcaacacaaccaaCCGAGCTAGctttcgcctttgcgatcctgtacgggagagggcgaataaggtttttgggaagcgctctGCGTGACTGCCGCTTTCCTGCAACAACGGGTCGTCTACCTCCTCGAACCGGCGGGTGCGCGCACCCCGCCGTCTTGTTCGTCAAGCGAACGCAACAGCAACagcttcctctccaccgcaacaGTACGTACACCGTAATTCGATCTactgtttagttatgatctgcgagaTTATACTATTGTTGATTGTGCTGTTGAATACCTCTAGTATATTCGAGATGCATATGGTAGTTGTtactgtcgtcatgatctatattatggaattaatcattaatttgttattcttgaaattgcttaatttttcaACAGTTCTGAAACTTCATGATGAACTTCCAACAATTTTCGGAGGGctctaaaaaaatgtaggaAGTCGACTTTGAAAACATACAAGTCGGTTGTAAAAGGAATTCAAGATTGGTCAGCTTGTTGCTGATTTCAAGGTTGGTCAGGAAGAAAGGCGTGGACGGAGAAAAGGGGAGGAAGGTTACGGTGTCTATGATTACGAGGGACATGTGGAAAGAGACGGTAGACCAGGGGGAGATCAATTGTCAAGGACTGTTtcagacaagaaaaaaaaaacacaacccCCATCCGCCGTGTCCTTGAAATGCAGAGGATGTTGTCTTACCTAAGTGCAGTATAGTAAAGTATAAACCCTCAGTCCCCCGTGTCCTAGAAATTCAGAGGATGTTGCCTGAAAGTTTAAAAGCTGTTTAAAAGCTTCACGCAAAGATTGTTCCGAGCGCGTCGGATACACGCGTCAAAACTGAATTGTGTGCAGACTGCAGAGATCTCTTCTGTGCATGATAAATGGACGCATTGCCCAATGCCTATGCATCATACTGTACTACTCCAGTACGTACATCGATCGCCGCAGCCCTCAGTGAAGGGAAAAACAACAGCCGTAGGAACTAGGAACCCAGATTGAGATCATCCGCACACCAAACCCAAACGATTCGACCCAGCAGCAGCGCAATTCTCCGGAAACTGTCCGAAGGGAAGAGGGGATTTCGCTCTATCGAGGACGATGGAGGAGGGGCCGCCGAAAGCGACGATGCTGGCGCGGGCGATCCAGCTCGCGGACGAGGTGGCCAAGCAATGCGCCGCCGCGCGATGCTTCCGGAGCGAGTGCGGCGACCTCAAGCTCCGTGCcgacgagctcgccgcccTGCTCCACCAGGCGGCACGCGCCTGGGGCCCTGACCCCTATGGCTATGACCGCCCCGCCACGTGGATTACGTGGTgggcaacgcaggcgctcgcCGACGCCTCGGCGCTCGCGGCGCGGTGCGCGCACGGCCACCACCCGCGGCTCCGGAGCCTCTTCAAGCTCAGCAGCCCCGCCGCGGGGGATTTCCCGCgcaccgccgccttcctcgACACCGCGCTCCAGGACGTCGCCTGGCTGCTCCGCTTCTCCGCGGCCCACGCCGGTGCcgacgaagacggcggccTCCGCGGGATCCCCAACATCGCGCTCTCGCTGGGCGAGGGCAAGGCGCTGTTCCTTATCTGGGACTACGTCGCGAGGCTCCACACCGGCGGCCTCGCCGCGCGGGCCGactccgccgccagccttgCCTCGCTCGCGGGCGACACCCCGCAGTTCGCCAAGCTcatcgtcgaggaggacggcaTTCGGCCTCTGCTCGGGCTGCTCAAGGAAGGCACCGACGAGGGGCAggaggccgccgcgcgcgcgctcgGGCTGCTCGGCCGCGACGCCGAGAGCGTCGAGAAGCTCGTGCAGGCCGGGATCTGTCCGGCGTTCACCGCCGTGTTaaaggcgccggcgccgatgcACGTGCAGGCCGCTGTCGCCGAGGCAATCGCCGCGCTGGCCGACCGGAGCCCGGCTTGCCGAGAGCAGTTCACGCAGAACAACGCTGTTCGGTATCTTGTTGGCCTCCTCGCGTCTGGGTCAGGTGGCCGTGGTGCTCGCGACGCGGAAGAAGACGACCCTGAGCTCAAGGCGCGCTTGCAGGCCGTGGCGGCGAAATCTCTGTGGATGCTCGGGGGTGGTCATCTTGGAGTCTGCAAGAGCGGTACAGAGTCGCGTTCGCAGCTTTGCTTCGCCGTGGTCCTTGAGAATGGTGATAGCGGTGTCTGTTCACTTGTTGCTTCCCGAGTTTGATCATGTACTCGAAATTTATTAACTTGGTATGGGTGATGGTGGTATATGTTTACTTGAAAAATGATTgactttatattttttttgggaaaataGCTTTTCTTTAATAGCGATAACATCGACATGCTAACTGAAAATCAGTTCTCGAGAAAGACATTCGTGGGTAGGACATTCGAGAAAGACAGTCTTGTGTATATCCTGATTCTAGgtaattttttaaattatATTTTACAAATATGTTCTAAACTAACAAATAAATTAACCAAGATAAACAACATCCTGTTTACATCTTTATTTCTAGATTTAATTTAGTttttgctattgagaagttgatagatttttagttagaaatcaGTTGACGTACTTGATGACTCTTTGTTCAATGATGTGGGAGAGAAGAAATCGGGGATAACTCCCTGATCTTAATCTAAGGATTTGATTCGTAAACTtagatttaattttttttgcttaaaaatcaggcaactaAGCAATAGCCACTTAATTTATATGGTTGAATTAACCTTCGATGGCCATTATAAAAGTTTAGGCTCATCTGTCTGGGTCCTATTCAGCTTTTCAGCTCTCGGATTGTAAAGAACTTTAGAGTTGAACAAAAAgctctcgtcttcctcgaaaaaaaaaacatactatTGCTACTATGCAACTACTTAGTGATTAACCGCTTAACCACATTTTCCCTAAAGAACCGCTCAACCACGATTAATTTCAACCAGTGTCTGGAACACAACTATGTCACCTTGTCGGAATAACTCCCACGACCAACACGGCGCTTTTCCTAGCCTCCTTCACTTCATGCGTTCTCTTTTCCCAAGGTAGTTCATTATCTTTGCGTTGCTGAAGAGCAGTACACTAAAATGAGAAAAGGAGCAAATTTCAATCaaaatgtttacaagtttgACAAATTCAATACTAAGAGATGGTTTTTGAAACTTGGTGATGAACTTACTAAGGGCTCTAAAATGATGCATGAGCAAATTGGCTACCAAAAAATTTGGTTCACACCTGTCTAGCCCTCCCTAAGGCCTTATTCGGTTCGGAGGAATCTTCTAGGATTTTTACAGGATCACAatcctttgatttttttttctattgtaGCATTCGTTTCATAGAAATGGAAATGTTAGATTCCTAAGGATTGTGTCCAAATTGATCTAATTCATAAGGATTCTAAGCATTAGGTAATACCTTCTTGTAAAATTCGAAGGAATGGAATGTGCATGACATTTCAATTTTCTAgttttcctattcctatgaTTTCATAATCCTATTAACCGAATAAGCCCTAAAATTTAGAAAATTGTAAGGCCTGAAAAATGGCACCGAGCATACCATCTAAGTAAGTATCTAACAACTAGAGTAGGTCACATGATAGTGTTAATGCCATGCCGTTTTGAATGCACCAATCCTGGTTACATTGGGACATAATTTGGACATAGCAACCTCGCGGAACGTTGAATCCATTATCCAGGCACAACAGCATGCCATGGCAACTTTCGCTGATGGacaagaagagaaaaggaagaaagtgGCACGAGTGGCTGTTGGAGAAAAAGCGAAGAGAACAAAGAGGAGCATAACCTATTGCTGAGTTCAAGATTGGGGAAGAGTGAAAAGTTTCATaggttagagcatctccagcagaGGCTCCTAAAGGCTCCCCAAACAGGTTTGGGGAGCGTCGGTGCGAAAAAAATCGATCCAGCCGGCCTCCGCAAATTGTCTTTTGCGCCGACGCGGCCCAATAAAATATCCGGCGCCCCCAGGCCGAACCCAACCCATGGGGAggcgagcgggggcaccggccACACGCGTTATTGCCGCGGGCCTGTCCTGTCAGCGTCCATTAATCGCCCCCACCGGTTTCCCACCGGCTTCTCCTCGGCTCACCATTCTCTCTCACTGCTCTCGCCATTTTCTCTTGCCCTTCTCTCTCACTCCAAAACCAACCCCGAGATGGCCTGCGACGACAGAAACCCTTGGTCATGCCGGTGGCTGCATGTCGACGAGGCCGAGGCGCTGGCATGGGTAGGGTACCCCGCGCCACTGGACTGCCGGCTGCCGGGAGGATGGGTGCTCAGCCTCCGTGGAGGGCCCATCCCGCCGGTGCCTAAAGGCGCGCGGCGCCGGTAGGCCATCGCCGAACATTTCTACTGCGGCCTATCGGAGGCCGAGCAGGCGCTGACGGAGTGGGACTGCCACACAGGCAGAGCCTGGGCGTCGTTTTTCGCagagcagcgccgcccgcGGGTCAACGACCGGCCATTACCGCTAGTCCGCATCAACATCGCTCTGGCAGCAGCCGGGCCGGACGCTGGAGGCGGTCATCACCCACATCGCCATCGGGAATGAGCCGCCCCTCGCCGGCTGGCCACCACCGATAGCGGTGGTGGCTCCTCCTCGGCGGTGCGCACGCCGGTACTGCGCGTCAAGGATGAGGCCGGCTCTTTGTCCCGTGCGTGCCGGCCAACGTCGCCGCCGTGCGACCGTCTCTGCCACGTCAGGGCCAAGCCTGAGCCGGAGTGGGCGCCGAAGGAGGAGTACGAGTGCCGGGCGATCGAGTACCGGAGCGACGGCGACCCCGAGGAATTCCCGAGACAGCTGGCGGCGAAGCGCACCAGCCAGCGAGAGGTCGAGGAGACGCAACGCCTTGGTCTCGGCATGACAAACACCGAAGCCGAGGGCTGGAGCTAGCGCGAGGCCGCGAAGGAGGCAGCCGagaaagcggcggcggtgaagaagaagaagccgacCGTGAGGACGGAGCCTGGCGTCGTCCTCATCGACAGCGACATCGACGACACGGACAACGACTTCGACGCctacctcgccgccgacgactaggctagggttttagtTAAACTATGTAATAAAAATTGCTCGtgtttaattaaatttcgTCCATTTTAGTTAAATTTCGGCGACTTCATTTAAATTTCATCGAGTTTAGTTAAATTATgcttatttatatttttttgggaGAGTTGGTATTGTGGCCGCGGCTGGTAACGACGGAACCCTATATGTTTTTTTGCGCGGGACGCCACATGGTAActcggctggagatgctcttaggcTGCTGATCGGGAATAAAGGCATCGggtatttcaaaaaaaatattccttCAAAAAGAAGGGCGTCGAGATGATGGGAGGAAGGCTACCATGTTTAGGATTAGGAGAGTCAGGTGGAAAGAGTGAGACCCGTGGGAGGTCAAGCAAGTGCCAAGGAGTGTTTCagcaaaaataatacggaATAGGTTTAAGAGCAAGAATCTTTCATTCGTCGTGTCCTAGAAATGTAGAGGATGTTCCCTTGCCTAAGTAAAGTTTTAAAGAAAAGCCTCTTGCAGGATTGTTCCGAGCGCGTCGCAAACACGCGTCAGAACTGAATTCCGTGCATGATAAAAGGAGACACTGCCCATGCCATAGACCCACAGCACATCGATCGCCACAGCCCTCAGTGAAGCAAACAGACCTGAAACCCGGTCAAACGGTCGACTACCCATTCCCGGAATCTCCAGAGAAGCCACGGCGAAGCGCAGCGAGACGCAAGCGCCAATGCGCGCACAcacagccaccaccaccactcaAAGCAAAGCAAGGCGCCCACCTCTGcctccagtgggccccacgcgCTGACCCGCACGACCCAGCACTAGCACAGCAGCCGCAGCCAGTCCAATTCCAACCGCagactctctctctctctctctcccccgcGGCCAACCGAAGGCAACCCAAGCAAAAGAACAACCCAAAACCTACCACCAACGACCCAAGCAAAACCCCACCACGCCCCCCACGAAATTCGCTCCAAAATTCCAGGCGACAAGGCGGGGATTGAGCCGCCGGAGCGTCCGTTTCCGGAGATTcgacgcggcagcggcccgTTTCTCGGAAGCTTGTTCGAAGGGAGGAGGGGATTTCGCTCGTTTTCGTTTCAGGAGGAAGGATGGGGGAGGGGGCGAAGATGCTGGTGCGGCCGATCCAGCTTGCGGACGAGGTGGCCAAGCAGTGCGCCGCGGCGCGGTGCTTCCGGACCGAGTGCGGCGACCTCCAGGCCCGTGCCGACAAACTCGCCGCGCTGCTCCGCCAGGCCGCGCGCGCGGACCTCTATGACCGCCCCGCCGCGCGGATTATGGCGGGGGCCACGCAGGCGCTCGCCAAGGCCTCGGCGCTAGCGGCGCGCTGCGCGCACGGCCACCCCCGGCTCCGGAGGCTCTTCACGCTCAGCCCCGCTGCCGGGTTCCCGCGCACCGCCGCGCTGCTCGACACCGCAATCGAGGACGTCGCCTGGCTGCTCCGCATCTCCTCGGCCcaagccggcgccgacggggacggggacggcgacggcgacctgCGCGGGCTCCCCAACATCGCGCAGAACGAGCCCATACTCTTCCTTATCTGGGACCATGTCGCGAGGCTCCACACCGGCGGCCTCGCCGCGCGGGCCGACTCCGCCGCCAACCTTGCCTCGCTCGCCCGAGACAGCCAGCACTTCGCCAAGCTCATCATCGAAGAGGACGGCATACCACCGCTGCTCAGGCTGCTCAAGGAGGGCACGGACGATGGACAGGAGGCTGCTGTGCGCGCGCTCGGGCTGCTCGGCTGCGACCCCGAGAGCGTTGACAAGCTCGTGCAGGCTGGGATTTGTTCGGCCTTCACCGCCGCACTAAAGGAGCCGCCGATGCGCGTGCAGGCTGCTGTTGCTGAGGCTATCGCCACGCTCGCTGAGCGGAGTCCGACATGCCAGGAGCTCTTCGCGCAGAACAACGCTGTTCGTTATCTTGTTGGCCACCTTGCATCCGGGACCATCCAGGAGCACAGCAGGTACTCCGTCGGCTCTAAGAGTAGCACTGCGGCCCCAACACACATGACATCGCTCCACTCCGTCGTGCTTGCCAAGACACTGAGCTCGCGTCACAGCGGTGACTTCGGCACATCTGTTGCTGACGAGCCATCCAGAGTGTCTACCGTCTCCAAAGCTGAACTAGACATGAAAAGGAACCAAATGCAGTCGGTGGTGCAGTCTGCAATGGCTGCCAAGACAAAGACAAATGGGTCGTTGGTTCCACCCTTCAGGCCACAGCTGGGCACCAGTGGCTCTAGTGGCCGCGCTGCTCGTGATGTGGAAGACCCTGATCTCAGGGCGCGCTTGAAGGCTATGGCAGCGAAAGCTCTATGGATGCTCGCACGTGGTCGTCTTGGAGTCTGCAAGAGCATTACAGAGTCGCGTGcgctgctttgctttgctgtgCTCCTTGAGAAGGGTGATGGTGGTATGGGCACTAACATGCAGTTCTTCTCAGCGATGGCAATTATGGAGATTGCCCGTGTCGCTGAGCACAACCTTGCGCTGCGGCAGTCGGCCTTCAAACCCAGCTCGCCGGCAGCCAAGGCTGTCGTTGAGCAGCTGTTACACATTGTCCGCAAGGGTGACTATGATGAACTCCTGCTTCCGTGCATCACTGCTCTTGGTTGCCTTGCGCGGACATTCACAGCGAGTGAGACCCGGATGATTGCACCACTTGTGCAGCTGCTAGACGAGCGTGAACCTCCGGTCATCAAGGAAGCTGTGCTTGCACTCACCAAGTTTGCGTGCAATGACAACCACCTACATGTTAACCACTGCAAGGCCATTGTGGATGATGGTGGTGCACGCCACCTTGTTCAGCTGGTTTACCTTGGTGATGAGGTGCAGATCGAGGCGCTGATACTGCTATGTTACATTGCATCGCACGTGCCAGAGAGTGAGGAGCTTGCGCAGGCTGGGGTGCTCGCTGTGCTTCTCTGGGCATCAAAGCAGCAGTACATGGTGCAGGATGTGCGTGTTGAGGCACTGCTGCCTGAAGCCAAGGCGAGGCTGGAGCTCTTCCAGTCCAGAGCATCCAGGTGATGTTGGCAGCACGATCAACAGATTTTGGGTTAGTTGTTCCTTGCTGCAATCTGTAACAAGAGTACAACTGTTTCCGTAGTTCATAATTGTTCTTGTGAGGTATGTCACTCTGTAGGTTGTACATATCAGCAATCAATTTAGCCCAAGAAAGATTGGTTGGGGGTATTGAATTACATTTTGCGAGGCGTCAAAACAGATTATCTGTGTACCTGTAAAAGT includes:
- the LOC100839836 gene encoding uncharacterized protein LOC100839836; amino-acid sequence: MEEGPPKATMLARAIQLADEVAKQCAAARCFRSECGDLKLRADELAALLHQAARAWGPDPYGYDRPATWITWWATQALADASALAARCAHGHHPRLRSLFKLSSPAAGDFPRTAAFLDTALQDVAWLLRFSAAHAGADEDGGLRGIPNIALSLGEGKALFLIWDYVARLHTGGLAARADSAASLASLAGDTPQFAKLIVEEDGIRPLLGLLKEGTDEGQEAAARALGLLGRDAESVEKLVQAGICPAFTAVLKAPAPMHVQAAVAEAIAALADRSPACREQFTQNNAVRYLVGLLASGSGGRGARDAEEDDPELKARLQAVAAKSLWMLGGGHLGVCKSGTESRSQLCFAVVLENGDSGVCSLVASRV
- the LOC100840440 gene encoding uncharacterized protein LOC100840440 — protein: MGEGAKMLVRPIQLADEVAKQCAAARCFRTECGDLQARADKLAALLRQAARADLYDRPAARIMAGATQALAKASALAARCAHGHPRLRRLFTLSPAAGFPRTAALLDTAIEDVAWLLRISSAQAGADGDGDGDGDLRGLPNIAQNEPILFLIWDHVARLHTGGLAARADSAANLASLARDSQHFAKLIIEEDGIPPLLRLLKEGTDDGQEAAVRALGLLGCDPESVDKLVQAGICSAFTAALKEPPMRVQAAVAEAIATLAERSPTCQELFAQNNAVRYLVGHLASGTIQEHSRYSVGSKSSTAAPTHMTSLHSVVLAKTLSSRHSGDFGTSVADEPSRVSTVSKAELDMKRNQMQSVVQSAMAAKTKTNGSLVPPFRPQLGTSGSSGRAARDVEDPDLRARLKAMAAKALWMLARGRLGVCKSITESRALLCFAVLLEKGDGGMGTNMQFFSAMAIMEIARVAEHNLALRQSAFKPSSPAAKAVVEQLLHIVRKGDYDELLLPCITALGCLARTFTASETRMIAPLVQLLDEREPPVIKEAVLALTKFACNDNHLHVNHCKAIVDDGGARHLVQLVYLGDEVQIEALILLCYIASHVPESEELAQAGVLAVLLWASKQQYMVQDVRVEALLPEAKARLELFQSRASR